The Podospora pseudocomata strain CBS 415.72m chromosome 3, whole genome shotgun sequence genome window below encodes:
- a CDS encoding hypothetical protein (antiSMASH:Cluster_2; COG:S; EggNog:ENOG503P2AF), with amino-acid sequence MSQVQRLEALLRQKEHEKQEIMSQLSKARTSRSSATAAALDFESVPGNYQIAPSRPVLADNGRSRSNTIPRSVTVAPGIAVADSVSLQLDHIQSQDQSRPMKRSKTTHNAGPSSGTGMARSSSNMSIQPGVPSGSLSGPSSAMLEQYLGQGQMQQPVNAFFQSHSQLQPIPTGREMDVADFLSMRDTGGDLSSVSPIAIPSSRMLSPQEASHYPDSGIPSACGSLTSGPSVGTTAMSRCNSNFNDNNAAILSQLEMVRIRSQHSTNGQARQDSFGPSQPPYHQPSLLGKRSATDLHMGTGPSAHFVGAYPSSAPTDSMLHQHQMKKSPSSQSSSHSISSAAIQELNAGYMNDDLGMERSVSRDSTKSNNSLKVRAKESLARQNVNAKSRQLQPKPDVVKKEQPTSATNKKDPKAVIIKTKYERPKHPKVRCHQCNENPEGFRGEHELRRHTEAKHKSMVKKWICQDPGLLGIPHAETAAKPLSDCKQCSAFKQYGAYYNAAAHLRRTHFKVKARKGAGSKNGAKGASSAAKVEEEKRGGKGGGDWPPMSELKLWMMEVTVPMDQEGALGPDGSDSVGQVEQEDIDNELGAQAYGVPPNLLGMDAYSNMAVYAGLGGGFGQDLSSQGLQGELGSQLSDLYPLDTSVFAASFHGLPISSAGFGDCGPSQGHQLQQGMPSSSMMSIDTSNYTSPVSSTATLTQAGMFVNDMLPPAMMHTRDDLHDMPFDLAFPVGGH; translated from the exons ATGAGCCAGGTTCAAAGGTTAGAAGCATTGCTTCGACAAAAAGAGCACGAGAAGCAAGAGATTATGAGCCAGCTCAGCAAAGCCCGGACGTCCCGGTCCTCGGCCACAGCTGCCGCCCTCGACTTTGAGTCTGTCCCCGGCAACTACCAGATCGCTCCGTCACGACCAGTTCTCGCCGACAATGGACGATCAAGAAGCAACACGATACCCCGCAGTGTGACGGTTGCCCCCGGcattgctgttgctgacAGTGTTTCCCTTCAGCTGGATCACATCCAGTCACAG GACCAGAGCCGTCCCATGAAGCGCTCCAAGACCACACACAATGCCGGTCCATCCTCTGGCACGGGCATGGCGAGGTCCAGCTCAAATATGTCCATACAACCAGGTGTCCCCAGCGGCAGTCTGTCGGGTCCCAGTTCGGCCATGCTTGAGCAGTATCTTGGTCAGGGTCAGATGCAGCAGCCCGTCAACGCCTTCTTCCAGTCACATTCCCAGCTCCAACCAATACCAACGGGCAGAGAGATGGATGTTGCCGATTTTCTCTCGATGCGGGATACAGGAGGAGACCTTTCCAGCGTCTCGCCCATCGCCATCCCTTCCTCCAGAATGTTGTCACCCCAAGAGGCATCACATTATCCCGACTCGGGCATCCCATCGGCTTGTGGTTCTTTGACCTCGGGCCCATCTGTCGGAACCACGGCCATGTCTAGATGCAACAGCAacttcaacgacaacaacgcAGCCATCCTGTCCCAACTTGAGATGGTCCGCATTCGGTCACAGCATTCCACCAATGgacaagctcgacaagacAGCTTTGGCCCGAGTCAGCCGCCGTATCATCAACCTTCGTTGCTTGGAAAGAGGTCGGCCACAGACCTTCACATGGGAACCGGCCCCAGCGCCCACTTTGTCGGTGCCTATCCTTCTTCTGCGCCCACCGACTCGATGCTTCACCAACATCAGATGAAGAagtcgccctcctcccagtcgaGCTCTCACTCCATCTCGTCAGCGGCCATCCAGGAACTCAATGCGGGGTACATGAACGATGACCTCGGCATGGAGCGTTCGGTCTCCAGAGACAGCACCAAGTCAAATAATTCCCTCAAGGTCCGCGCCAAAGAATCTCTTGCTCGCCAGAACGTCAACGCCAAGTCTCGTCAACTTCAGCCAAAGCCAGATGTCGTCAAGAAGGAACAACCCACATCggccaccaacaagaaggacCCCAAGgccgtcatcatcaagacCAAGTATGAGCGCCCCAAGCACCCCAAGGTCCGCTGCCACCAGTGCAACGAGAATCCCGAAGGGTTCCGGGGTGAGCACGAGCTGCGCCGTCACACCGAAGCCAAACACAAGAGCATGGTCAAGAAGTGGATTTGCCAGGACCCTGGCCTGCTCGGCATCCCGCACGCAGAGACGGCCGCCAAGCCTCTGTCGGATTGCAAGCAATGTTCGGCCTTTAAGCAGTACGGCGCTTATTacaatgctgctgctcacTTGAGACGCACTCacttcaaggtcaaggcaCGGAAGGGTGCTGGTTCCAAGAATGGTGCCAAGGGCGCCAGCTCGGCCgccaaggtggaggaagagaagcgCGGCGGCAAGGGCGGCGGCGACTGGCCCCCCATGTCGGAGCTCAAGCtgtggatgatggaggtgacAGTGCCGATGGACCAGGAGGGTGCCCTCGGTCCTGACGGGAGCGACTCCGTGGGCCAGGTCGAACAAGAGGACATTGACAATGAACTCGGCGCGCAGGCGTACGGTGTGCCACCCAACCTTCTCGGCATGGACGCCTACAGCAACATGGCCGTCTACGCCGGACTTGGTGGGGGGTTCGGTCAAGATCTTTCGTCACAGGGTCTCCAAGGCGAGCTTGGATCGCAGCTCTCCGATCTGTATCCGCTCGACACCTCGGTCTTTGCCGCCTCTTTTCATGGCCTGCCAATCTCTTCGGCCGGTTTTGGGGACTGTGGTCCATCGCAGGGACATCAGCTCCAGCAGGGCATGCCGTCCTCTTCGATGATGAGCATCGACACCTCCAACTACACTTCTCCAGTCTCGTCAACGGCCACTCTCACCCAGGCCGGCATGTTTGTCAACGACATGCTCCCGCCCGCCATGATGCACACCCGTGATGACTTGCACGACATGCCATTTGACCTTGCCTTTCCGGTTGGGGGGCACTAG
- a CDS encoding hypothetical protein (EggNog:ENOG503P76M; COG:S): MADQPVAPARASTLEMERIRYDPEWEIPTNYPPRKKPENPLLAKIKSTFTTTTPSTLPPPAASAPAVVNIDSKETSLPPSTSHSANGVPLPPGKQHPGLLNRYLPPEKRCFGHLTRRAFLLLLLAILFILALALGLGLGLGLRRRQSESIPLPWTSAGKGVQTGSLTFYDPSSAAGACGWYSSDNDSVVAVSHALFDAGLDASGTKNSNGNVLCGRMIRVWEEGKEGDKKVVEVVDRCTGCEVRDLDLGDGVFGGVTGQGQDRGRVRGGWEWV; the protein is encoded by the exons ATGGCCGACCAACCAGTAGCCCCCGCCCGAGCCAGCACCCTCGAGATGGAACGAATCCGCTACGACCCCGAATGGGAGATCCCCACCAACTACCCCCCTCGCAAAAAGCCCGAGaaccccctcctcgcaaAGATCAAGTCGACctttaccaccaccactccctcaaccctcccgccaccagcagcatcagcgcCAGCCGTCGTCAACATCGACTCAAAAgaaacctccctccccccatccacctcccactCGGCCAACGGCGTCCCCCTACCCCCGGGTAAACAACACCCCGGCCTCCTAAACAGGTACCTCCCCCCAGAAAAGCGCTGCTTTGGTCATCTCACCCGCCGTgccttcctcctgctcctcctcgccatcctttTCATCCTGGCCCTCGCCCTTGGTCTAGGCCTCGGCTTAGGTCTCCGACGCCGTCAGTCCGAATccattcccctcccctggACCTCGGCCGGAAAGGGGGTACAAACCGGCTCCCTGACCTTTTACGACCCCTCCTCTGCCGCCGGAGCATGCGGGTGGTACAGCTCCGATAACGActctgttgttgctgtttcgCATGCTCTGTTCGATGCAGGGTTGGATGCCTCGGGGACGAAAAACTCGAATGGGAACGTGCTCTGTGGACGGATGATACgagtttgggaggagggaaaggagggggataagaaggtggtggaggttgtggatcGGTGTACCGGTTGTGAGGTTAGGGATTTGgatttgggggatggggtttttgggggggttacCGGGCAGGGGCAG GATagggggcgggtgaggggggggtgggagtgggtTTAA